Proteins encoded by one window of Girardinichthys multiradiatus isolate DD_20200921_A chromosome 14, DD_fGirMul_XY1, whole genome shotgun sequence:
- the LOC124880266 gene encoding uncharacterized protein LOC124880266: MTQASETKSKYNPFSKAQSASEQQNLKDFDTPLNQISNGSRNTFDGCTKLHRNTSLTSADPVIFAIPLGNPSIVQNLNLYTDNLKQRPSNNSHQDLTEKRQTSQVSDPNCVSAKIQTKVETTDKKVQIFKPKNDCSNRTLLETESTKARTQQVSSTGYVSNVVQKPDETTDNMTPASGTISKYNHFSKAQTASEQQNLKDFDTPLNQTTNGSTNTFDGCTKLHRNASLTSADPVIFVIPLGNPSIVQNLNLYTDNLKQRPSNSSHQDLTEKRQTSQISDPNCVSAKIQTKIETTDKKVQIFKPKNNCSNRTLPETESTKARTQQVSSTGYVSNVVQKPDETTDNMTQASGTKSKCNSFSKAQTASEQQNLKDFDTPLNQTTNGSTNTFDGCTKLHRNASLTSADPVIFVIPLGNPSIVQNLNLYTDNLKQRPSNNSHQDLTEKRQMSQVSDPNCVSAKIQTKVETTDKKVQIFKPKNDCSNRTLLETESTKARTQQVSSTGYVSNVVQKPDETTDNMTPASGTISKYNHFSKAQTASEQQNLKDFDTPLNQTTNGSTNTFDGCTKLHRNASLTSADPVIFVIPLGNPSIVQNLNLYTDNLKQRPSNSSHQDLTEKRQTSQISDPNCVSAKIQTKIETTDKKVQIFKPKNNCSNRTLPETESTKARTQQVSSTGYVSNVVQKPDETTDNMTQASGTKSKCNSFSKAQTASEQQNLKDFDTPLNQTTNGSTNTFDGCTKLHRNASLTSADPVIFVIPLGNPSIVQNLNLYTDNLKQRPSNNSHQDLTEKRQMSQVSDPNCVSAKIQTKVETTDKKVQIFNSKNDCSNRTLPETESTKAWTQQVSSTGYVSNVVQKPDETTDNMTQASGTKSKCNSFSKAQTASEQQNLKDFDTPLNQTTNGSTNTFDGCTKLHRNASLTSADPVIFVIPLGNPSIVQNLNLYTDNLKQRPSNNSHQDLTEKRQMSQVSDPNCVSAKIQTKVETTDKKVQIFNSKNDCSNRTLPETESTKAWTQQVSSIGYVSNVVQKPDETTDNMTQASETKSKYNPFSKAQSASEQQNLKDFDTPLNQISNGSRNTFDGCTKLHRNTSLTSADPVIFAIPLGNPSIVQNLNLYTDNLKQRPSNNSHQDLTEKRQTSQVSDPNCVSAKIQTKVETTDKKVQIFKPKNDCSNRTLLETESTKARTQQVSSTGYVSNVVQKPDETTDNMTPASGTISKYNHFSKAQTASEQQNLKDFDTPLNQTTNGSTNTFDGCTKLHRNASLTSADPVIFVIPLGNPSIVQNLNLYTDNLKQRPSNSSHQDLTEKRQTSQISDPNCVSAKIQTKIETTDKKVQIFKPKNNCSNRTLPETESTKARTQQVSSTGYVSNVVQKPDETTDNMTQASGTKSKCNSFSKAQTASEQQNLKDFDTPLNQTTNGSRNTFDGCTKLHRNTSLTSADPVIFVILQRNPSIIHNLNLYTDNLKQRPSNNSHQDLTEKRQMSQVSDPNCVSAKIQTKVETTDKKVQIFKPKNNCSNRTLPETESTKARTQQVSSTGYVSNVVQKPDETTDNMTQASETKSKYNPFSKAQTASEQQNLKDFDTPLNQTTNGSRNTFDGCTKLHRNTSLTSADPVIFVILQRNPSIIHNLNLYTDNLKQRPSNSSHQDLTEATRETFESTNAETSHFPGADLVSSSIQTEDPTSGVSPLSRQNVYMSQLSAEHLDPSASRRRHELRVILENPKINFQKASPSRQGLNQRRNNKIHRTEDTEDNNPSMGTVESSSISSAAQQPAWIKTCTLASFNLIQRVTGVCVHIAGRVFQRLSVFLMSLSDRVLTLVPENFI; this comes from the coding sequence ATGACTCAAGCATCTGAGacaaaatctaaatataatCCTTTTTCTAAAGCCCAAAGTGCTTCAGAACAACAGAATCTTAAAGACTTTGATACACCTCTGAATCAGATCAGCAATGGATCCAGAAACACATTTGATGGATGCACAAAGTTGCACCGAAACACCTCTTTGACTTCAGCAGATCCTGTAATCTTTGCAATACCACTAGGAAATCCTTCTATTGTCCAGAACCTGAATTTATATACCGATAACCTGAAGCAAAGACCCTCTAACAACAGTCATCAAGACTTGACTGAGAAAAGACAAACGTCACAGgtttctgacccaaactgtgttTCTGCTAAGATCCAGACAAAAGTAGAGACAACTGATAAGAAGGTTCAAATCTTCAAGCCTAAAAATGATTGCTCAAACAGAACCCTGCTAGAAACAGAATCAACTAAGGCAAGGACCCAACAGGTTTCCAGTACTGGCTATGTGTCTAATGTGGTTCAAAAGCCAGATGAGACCACTGACAATATGACTCCAGCATCTGGGACAATATCTAAATATAATCATTTTTCTAAAGCCCAGACTGCTTCAGAACAACAGAATCTTAAAGACTTTGATACACCTCTGAATCAGACCACCAATGGATCCACAAACACATTTGATGGATGCACAAAGTTGCACCGAAACGCCTCTTTGACTTCAGCAGATCCTGTAATCTTTGTAATACCACTAGGAAATCCTTCTATTGTCCAGAACCTGAATTTATATACCGATAACCTGAAGCAAAGACCCTCTAACAGCAGTCATCAAGACTTGACTGAGAAAAGACAAACGTCACAGatttctgacccaaactgtgttTCTGCTAAGATCCAGACAAAAATAGAGACAACTGATAAGAAGGTTCAAATCTTCAAGCCTAAAAACAATTGCTCAAACAGAACCCTGCCAGAAACAGAATCAACTAAGGCAAGGACCCAACAGGTTTCCAGTACTGGCTATGTGTCTAATGTGGTTCAAAAGCCAGATGAGACCACTGACAATATGACTCAAGCATCTGGGACAAAATCTAAATGTAATTCTTTTTCTAAAGCCCAAACTGCTTCAGAACAACAGAATCTTAAAGACTTTGATACACCTCTGAATCAGACCACCAATGGATCCACAAACACATTTGATGGATGCACAAAGTTGCACCGAAACGCCTCTTTGACTTCAGCAGATCCTGTAATCTTTGTAATACCACTAGGAAATCCTTCTATTGTCCAGAACCTGAATTTGTATACTGATAACCTGAAGCAAAGACCCTCTAACAACAGTCATCAAGACTTGACTGAGAAAAGACAAATGTCACAGgtttctgacccaaactgtgttTCTGCTAAGATCCAGACAAAAGTAGAGACAACTGATAAGAAGGTTCAAATCTTCAAGCCTAAAAATGATTGCTCAAACAGAACCCTGCTAGAAACAGAATCAACTAAGGCAAGGACCCAACAGGTTTCCAGTACTGGCTATGTGTCTAATGTGGTTCAAAAGCCAGATGAGACCACTGACAATATGACTCCAGCATCTGGGACAATATCTAAATATAATCATTTTTCTAAAGCCCAGACTGCTTCAGAACAACAGAATCTTAAAGACTTTGATACACCTCTGAATCAGACCACCAATGGATCCACAAACACATTTGATGGATGCACAAAGTTGCACCGAAACGCCTCTTTGACTTCAGCAGATCCTGTAATCTTTGTAATACCACTAGGAAATCCTTCTATTGTCCAGAACCTGAATTTATATACCGATAACCTGAAGCAAAGACCCTCTAACAGCAGTCATCAAGACTTGACTGAGAAAAGACAAACGTCACAGatttctgacccaaactgtgttTCTGCTAAGATCCAGACAAAAATAGAGACAACTGATAAGAAGGTTCAAATCTTCAAGCCTAAAAACAATTGCTCAAACAGAACCCTGCCAGAAACAGAATCAACTAAGGCAAGGACCCAACAGGTTTCCAGTACTGGCTATGTGTCTAATGTGGTTCAAAAGCCAGATGAGACCACTGACAATATGACTCAAGCATCTGGGACAAAATCTAAATGTAATTCTTTTTCTAAAGCCCAAACTGCTTCAGAACAACAGAATCTTAAAGACTTTGATACACCTCTGAATCAGACCACCAATGGATCCACAAACACATTTGATGGATGCACAAAGTTGCACCGAAACGCCTCTTTGACTTCAGCAGATCCTGTAATCTTTGTAATACCACTAGGAAATCCTTCTATTGTCCAGAACCTGAATTTGTATACTGATAACCTGAAGCAAAGACCCTCTAACAACAGTCATCAAGACTTGACTGAGAAAAGACAAATGTCACAGgtttctgacccaaactgtgttTCTGCTAAGATCCAGACAAAAGTAGAGACAACTGATAAGAAGGTTCAAATCTTCAATTCTAAAAACGATTGCTCAAACAGAACCCTGCCAGAAACAGAATCAACTAAGGCATGGACCCAACAGGTTTCCAGTACTGGCTATGTGTCTAATGTGGTTCAAAAGCCAGATGAGACCACTGACAATATGACTCAAGCATCTGGGACAAAATCTAAATGTAATTCTTTTTCTAAAGCCCAAACTGCTTCAGAACAACAGAATCTTAAAGACTTTGATACACCTCTGAATCAGACCACCAATGGATCCACAAACACATTTGATGGATGCACAAAGTTGCACCGAAACGCCTCTTTGACTTCAGCAGATCCTGTAATCTTTGTAATACCACTAGGAAATCCTTCTATTGTCCAGAACCTGAATTTGTATACTGATAACCTGAAGCAAAGACCCTCTAACAACAGTCATCAAGACTTGACTGAGAAAAGACAAATGTCACAGgtttctgacccaaactgtgttTCTGCTAAGATCCAGACAAAAGTAGAGACAACTGATAAGAAGGTCCAAATCTTCAATTCTAAAAACGATTGCTCAAACAGAACCCTGCCAGAAACAGAATCAACTAAGGCATGGACCCAACAGGTTTCCAGTATTGGCTATGTGTCTAATGTGGTTCAAAAGCCAGATGAGACCACTGACAATATGACTCAAGCATCTGAGacaaaatctaaatataatCCTTTTTCTAAAGCCCAAAGTGCTTCAGAACAACAGAATCTTAAAGACTTTGATACACCTCTGAATCAGATCAGCAATGGATCCAGAAACACATTTGATGGATGCACAAAGTTGCACCGAAACACCTCTTTGACTTCAGCAGATCCTGTAATCTTTGCAATACCACTAGGAAATCCTTCTATTGTCCAGAACCTGAATTTATATACCGATAACCTGAAGCAAAGACCCTCTAACAACAGTCATCAAGACTTGACTGAGAAAAGACAAACGTCACAGgtttctgacccaaactgtgttTCTGCTAAGATCCAGACAAAAGTAGAGACAACTGATAAGAAGGTTCAAATCTTCAAGCCTAAAAATGATTGCTCAAACAGAACCCTGCTAGAAACAGAATCAACTAAGGCAAGGACCCAACAGGTTTCCAGTACTGGCTATGTGTCTAATGTGGTTCAAAAGCCAGATGAGACCACTGACAATATGACTCCAGCATCTGGGACAATATCTAAATATAATCATTTTTCTAAAGCCCAGACTGCTTCAGAACAACAGAATCTTAAAGACTTTGATACACCTCTGAATCAGACCACCAATGGATCCACAAACACATTTGATGGATGCACAAAGTTGCACCGAAACGCCTCTTTGACTTCAGCAGATCCTGTAATCTTTGTAATACCACTAGGAAATCCTTCTATTGTCCAGAACCTGAATTTATATACCGATAACCTGAAGCAAAGACCCTCTAACAGCAGTCATCAAGACTTGACTGAGAAAAGACAAACGTCACAGatttctgacccaaactgtgttTCTGCTAAGATCCAGACAAAAATAGAGACAACTGATAAGAAGGTTCAAATCTTCAAGCCTAAAAACAATTGCTCAAACAGAACCCTGCCAGAAACAGAATCAACTAAGGCAAGGACCCAACAGGTTTCCAGTACTGGCTATGTGTCTAATGTGGTTCAAAAGCCAGATGAGACCACTGACAATATGACTCAAGCATCTGGGACAAAATCTAAATGTAATTCTTTTTCTAAAGCCCAAACTGCTTCAGAACAACAGAATCTTAAAGACTTTGATACACCTCTGAATCAGACCACCAATGGATCCAGAAACACATTTGATGGATGCACAAAGTTGCACCGAAACACCTCTTTGACTTCAGCAGATCCTGTAATCTTTGTAATACTACAAAGAAATCCTTCTATCATCCACAACCTGAATTTGTATACTGATAACCTGAAGCAAAGACCCTCTAACAACAGTCATCAAGACTTGACTGAGAAAAGACAAATGTCACAGgtttctgacccaaactgtgttTCTGCTAAGATCCAGACAAAAGTAGAGACAACTGATAAGAAGGTTCAAATCTTCAAGCCTAAAAACAATTGCTCAAACAGAACCCTGCCAGAAACAGAATCAACTAAGGCAAGGACCCAACAGGTTTCCAGTACTGGCTATGTGTCTAATGTGGTTCAAAAGCCAGATGAGACCACTGACAATATGACTCAAGCATCTGAGacaaaatctaaatataatCCTTTTTCTAAAGCCCAAACTGCTTCAGAACAACAGAATCTTAAAGACTTTGATACACCTCTGAATCAGACCACCAATGGATCCAGAAACACATTTGATGGATGCACAAAGTTGCACCGAAACACCTCTTTGACTTCAGCAGATCCTGTAATCTTTGTAATACTACAAAGAAATCCTTCTATCATCCACAACCTGAATTTATATACCGATAACCTGAAGCAAAGACCCTCTAACAGCAGTCATCAAGACTTGACTGAGGCAACAAGAGAGACTTTTGAATCAACTAATGCAGAGACATCACACTTTCCTGGAGCGGATTTAGTTTCATCGTCAATTCAAACAGAAGATCCAACTAGTGGTGTCTCTCCTTTAAGCAGACAAAACGTCTACATGTCTCAGTTGTCTGCGGAACATCTGGACCCTTCTGCATCTAGGAGAAGACATGAATTAAGAGTAATTCTTGAAAACcccaaaataaattttcaaaaaGCATCTCCATCAAGACAAGGATTGAATCAAAGGAGAAATAACAAAATACACAGGACTGAAGATACAGAGGACAATAACCCTTCTATGGGGACTGTAGAAAGCTCTTCCATCTCCAGTGCAGCTCAGCAGCCTGCTTGGATCAAGACCTGCACTTTAGCTTCTTTCAATCTGATTCAAAGAGTAACTGGGGTTTGTGTGCACATAGCTGGAAGAGTTTTCCAAAGGCTTTCTGTATTTTTGATGTCTTTATCAGATAGAGTTCTGACACTGGTTCCtgaaaattttatttga